A stretch of the Rhizomicrobium sp. genome encodes the following:
- the panC gene encoding pantoate--beta-alanine ligase, which translates to MKVPEIVTTAAALRGRIADWRHGGARVGLVPTMGALHDGHLSLVRETQSRTDKVVASIFVNPAQFAPHEDFDRYPRDLQSDAAKLGSVGLDLIFAPSVAEMYPAGFATAIQIGGPSTGLETDFRPHFFSGVATVVAKLLIAAMPDMAIFGEKDYQQLLVIRRLSADLGLPIEIAGAPIVREADGLAMSSRNAYLSAEQRQVAARLNLVLKDAITRLKRGDPVAEVKDFARTDLREAGFDAVDYVAVRDAATLERIEMLDRPARVLAAAKIGATRLIDNMAV; encoded by the coding sequence ATGAAAGTACCCGAGATCGTGACGACGGCGGCGGCGCTTCGTGGCCGGATCGCGGACTGGCGGCACGGCGGCGCACGCGTGGGCCTCGTGCCGACCATGGGCGCGCTGCATGACGGCCACCTCTCGCTGGTGCGCGAGACACAAAGCCGGACGGACAAGGTCGTGGCGAGCATCTTTGTGAACCCCGCCCAGTTCGCGCCGCATGAAGATTTCGACCGCTATCCGCGCGACCTGCAGAGCGACGCCGCCAAGCTGGGGAGCGTCGGGCTCGACCTGATCTTCGCGCCGTCGGTGGCGGAGATGTATCCGGCGGGCTTTGCCACCGCCATTCAGATCGGTGGTCCGAGCACCGGGCTCGAGACCGATTTCCGGCCGCATTTCTTCAGCGGCGTCGCGACCGTGGTCGCCAAGCTGCTGATCGCCGCGATGCCCGACATGGCGATCTTCGGCGAGAAGGACTACCAGCAGTTGCTGGTGATCCGGCGGCTGAGCGCCGATCTCGGCCTGCCGATCGAGATCGCGGGTGCGCCGATCGTGCGCGAGGCCGACGGGCTCGCGATGTCGTCCCGCAACGCCTATCTCTCGGCGGAGCAGCGCCAGGTGGCGGCCCGGCTCAATCTGGTGCTCAAGGACGCGATCACGCGGCTGAAGCGCGGCGATCCCGTCGCGGAGGTCAAGGACTTCGCGCGCACCGATCTGCGCGAAGCGGGATTCGATGCGGTCGACTATGTCGCGGTGCGCGATGCGGCGACGCTCGAACGCATCGAGATGCTCGACCGCCCTGCCCGCGTGCTGGCGGCGGCGAAGATCGGCGCGACGCGGCTGATCGACAATATGGCGGTGTGA
- a CDS encoding gamma-glutamylcyclotransferase family protein, whose protein sequence is MSERLFSYGTLRDPKVQRAVFGREVAGTPDALVGFVLKPVTISNRHSAAIAGTDAHTILEPGDGPPIEGLALELTPDELARADAYESAEYKRVAIHLRSGRDAWVYVRA, encoded by the coding sequence GTGAGCGAACGTCTCTTCTCGTACGGCACGCTGCGCGATCCGAAGGTCCAGCGCGCCGTGTTCGGCCGGGAGGTGGCGGGCACGCCGGATGCGCTGGTCGGCTTCGTCCTCAAGCCGGTCACGATCAGCAACCGGCACTCTGCCGCCATCGCGGGTACCGATGCGCACACCATCCTCGAACCGGGCGACGGTCCGCCGATCGAAGGCCTGGCGCTGGAGCTGACGCCGGACGAATTGGCGCGGGCCGATGCTTATGAATCGGCCGAATACAAACGCGTCGCAATCCATCTGCGATCGGGACGCGATGCCTGGGTTTATGTCCGGGCGTAG